The following proteins come from a genomic window of Lolium rigidum isolate FL_2022 chromosome 5, APGP_CSIRO_Lrig_0.1, whole genome shotgun sequence:
- the LOC124657394 gene encoding E3 ubiquitin-protein ligase Os03g0188200-like, whose translation MDAQHAHLERVLGATATVLLVASLSYFALSTLYRCLRAARVVITPPSNDDDPASGTQDDTKRALAGIPVQVFVLQFPADAGGARKEEADADADDCAVCLAEFAPGAEVRVLPACHHGFHRECVDRWLLTRAPTCPVCRAPVAAPVVEDADAGKEDCAGGIRDHGSRDIPAVALVE comes from the coding sequence ATGGACGCGCAGCACGCGCACCTGGAGAGGGTGCtgggcgccaccgccaccgtgctCTTAGTCGCTAGCCTCTCCTACTTCGCCCTCAGCACGCTCTACCgctgcctccgcgccgcccgcgTTGTCATTACTCCACCCAGCAACGACGATGACCCGGCGTCGGGGACGCAGGATGACACCAAGCGCGCGCTCGCGGGGATCCCCGTTCAGGTGTTCGTCCTGCAGTTCCCTGCCGACGCAGGCGGCGCTcggaaggaggaggcggacgccgaCGCAGACGACTGCGCGGTGTGTCTAGCGGAGTTCGCTCCAGGAGCGGAGGTGCGCGTGCTCCCGGCGTGCCACCACGGGTTCCACCGGGAGTGCGTCGACCGCTGGCTTCTCACGCGCGCGCCCACCTGCCCCGTCTGCCGCGCCCCGGTCGCCGCCCCCGTGGTGGAGGACGCCGACGCTGGCAAGGAGGATTGCGCCGGCGGTATTCGTGACCACGGCTCCCGTGATATCCCGGCGGTGGCACTTGTGGAGTAG
- the LOC124657395 gene encoding E3 ubiquitin-protein ligase Os03g0188200-like has protein sequence MDAERAHLGRVLGVTTMVLLVASFSYLAVSTLYGCLRAARVVHAPPGNDDDPAPAETHQDDTKRALDGIPVRVVVLQSPRDADAGGPKQDAEPDADDECTVCLAEFAAGDEVRVLPACRHGFHSECVDRWLLTRAPTCPVCRAPLAAPVAEDTHAKQDCAAGHGHVDVGIGDHESRAIPAVSLVV, from the coding sequence ATGGACGCGGAGCGGGCGCACCTCGGGAGGGTGCTGGGCGTCACCACCATGGTCCTCCTAGTCGCCAGCTTCTCCTACCTCGCCGTCAGCACGCTCTACGgctgcctccgcgccgcccgcgTCGTCCACGCACCGCCCGGCAACGACGACGACCCGGCGCCGGCGGAGACGCATCAGGACGACACCAAGCGCGCGCTCGACGGGATCCCCGTGCGGGTGGTCGTTCTGCAGTCCCCGCGCGACGCCGACGCTGGCGGTCCGAAGCAGGACGCGGAACCAGACGCTGACGACGAGTGCACGGTGTGCCTGGCGGAGTTCGCGGCCGGGGACGAGGTGCGCGTGCTCCCGGCGTGCCGCCACGGCTTCCACAGCGAGTGCGTCGACCGCTGGCTGCTCACGCGTGCGCCCACCTGCCCCGTCTGCCGCGCCCCGCTCGCCGCGCCCGTGGCTGAGGACACGCACGCGAAGCAGGACTGCGCGGCCGGGCACGGCCACGTCGACGTCGGCATTGGTGACCACGAGTCCCGTGCGATCCCGGCGGTGTCACTTGTGGTGTAG